Proteins encoded by one window of Orbaceae bacterium BiB:
- a CDS encoding MFS transporter: MPKQKSHIRFHIAALMLFAIVINYLDRTVMSAAAPMIASDLNISPQAMGWIMSAFFLSYACCQIPAGFLADRFGQRKTLAGSVAWWSLATAATALATSPAGFIFARVFMGVGEAAAYPCNGGVAAKWFPDRERGRVTALFDSGSRFGTAFAMPLVVWIIAQWGWHAAFFICGGLGFIWVVWWLLVYQDPEKHPNISQAELKYIRDGQVKKEGIDTIQPMKWYELLKYRNVLAMCIGFFMLNYAVYFFITWFPTYLINERGLSFTEMGFFAMLPPLCGVLGQWIGGWLLDFVFIKTNNLNIARKINLVGGMLVATSIAFAGLVDSMSIMMLLLCVSYVGLAFAGSAIWCLPADIAPRNMTSVLGGIQNTVSNCGGFLGPIVTGYIIGATGSFMYALIVSGSACAIGALVYMFMLKDIKPIEAKQA, encoded by the coding sequence ATGCCGAAGCAAAAAAGTCATATTCGTTTTCATATCGCAGCATTAATGCTATTTGCTATTGTGATCAATTATTTAGATCGGACAGTTATGTCTGCAGCTGCACCAATGATTGCATCCGATCTCAATATTTCACCACAAGCAATGGGCTGGATCATGTCTGCATTTTTCTTAAGCTATGCTTGTTGTCAGATTCCAGCGGGATTTTTAGCTGATCGATTTGGACAACGCAAAACCTTAGCAGGCTCGGTAGCTTGGTGGTCTTTGGCTACAGCTGCGACAGCATTAGCAACATCACCTGCTGGATTTATTTTTGCACGTGTTTTTATGGGAGTAGGTGAAGCAGCAGCTTATCCATGTAATGGTGGTGTAGCGGCAAAATGGTTCCCAGATAGAGAAAGAGGACGAGTTACAGCTCTATTTGATAGTGGATCTCGATTTGGTACCGCCTTCGCTATGCCATTAGTCGTGTGGATTATTGCGCAATGGGGATGGCATGCTGCATTTTTTATTTGTGGTGGATTAGGTTTTATTTGGGTTGTATGGTGGCTGCTTGTTTATCAAGATCCAGAGAAACATCCTAATATTAGTCAAGCCGAGCTTAAATATATCCGTGATGGACAAGTAAAAAAAGAAGGTATTGATACAATTCAACCAATGAAGTGGTATGAGTTATTGAAATACAGAAATGTTCTTGCAATGTGTATTGGTTTTTTCATGCTTAACTACGCGGTATATTTCTTTATTACCTGGTTCCCAACATATTTAATAAATGAACGCGGTTTAAGTTTTACTGAAATGGGCTTTTTTGCTATGCTCCCTCCATTATGCGGTGTTTTAGGTCAATGGATTGGCGGCTGGTTATTAGATTTTGTTTTTATCAAAACAAATAATCTTAATATTGCACGAAAAATTAATCTAGTTGGAGGCATGCTAGTTGCAACAAGTATCGCTTTTGCTGGGTTGGTTGATTCTATGTCAATTATGATGTTGTTACTTTGTGTATCTTATGTCGGTTTAGCTTTTGCAGGATCTGCAATTTGGTGTTTACCTGCCGATATCGCTCCACGAAATATGACATCTGTCCTTGGTGGTATTCAAAATACTGTATCAAACTGCGGTGGATTTTTGGGTCCAATTGTAACTGGATATATTATTGGTGCAACTGGTTCATTTATGTATGCACTTATTGTATCAGGTAGTGCTTGCGCAATTGGTGCATTAGTTTATATGTTTATGTTAAAAGATATTAAACCAATTGAAGCGAAACAAGCTTAA